A genomic window from Dechloromonas sp. A34 includes:
- a CDS encoding glycoside hydrolase family 57 protein: MADLAFLWHMHQPDYRHPDSGEFLLPWVFLHAIKDYTDMAAHLERHPSIRCTVNFVPVLLDQIEDYTEQFTSRKWRDPLLRIASQADPDQLTADDRGWLLDMGFRCHEPTMLEPFAPYRRLRDLASHLRNHDGHGLSYLSGTFYGDLATWYLLAWSGESLRRGGQVIPDLMAKGDNFSAAERQALLDELGAALSGLIPRYRALADSGQIELSCTPASHPLAPLLLDFHSAREALPDCPLPAAPEYPGGRSRLAEHIAAAQASHSRRFGRPASGLWPAEGALSTAVLKQIAEAGFAWTASSHGVLKHSAGNEARTTTPWLVPEDTPGNLTLFFRNERLSDLIGFEYAKWHGRDAAQHFMTELKSIHLQNADNLIPVFLDGENAWEYYPYNGWYFFTDLYGALEKNQAIRTVTLSEAAVAHHGRSPRLPKLIAGSWVYGTLSTWIGHPDKNRAWEMLCELKQCADRALDSGRLSPAESAEVRRRLANCESSDWFWWLGDYNSPQSVASFDSLFRENLKALYRLLHLPHSASLDHPISKGGGEPESGGTMRRAN; the protein is encoded by the coding sequence ATGGCTGACCTCGCCTTCCTCTGGCACATGCACCAGCCGGACTACCGCCACCCGGACAGCGGTGAGTTCCTGCTGCCCTGGGTCTTCCTGCATGCCATCAAGGACTACACCGACATGGCGGCGCATCTCGAGCGCCATCCGAGCATCCGCTGCACGGTCAATTTCGTGCCGGTACTGCTCGACCAGATCGAGGATTACACCGAACAGTTCACCAGCAGAAAATGGCGTGACCCACTGCTGCGCATCGCCAGCCAGGCGGACCCTGACCAGCTTACCGCCGACGACCGCGGCTGGCTGCTCGACATGGGTTTTCGCTGCCACGAGCCGACCATGCTCGAACCTTTCGCCCCCTACCGCCGCCTGCGCGACCTGGCAAGCCACCTGCGCAACCATGACGGGCACGGCCTGAGCTACCTGTCCGGCACCTTTTATGGCGACCTCGCGACCTGGTACCTGCTGGCCTGGAGCGGCGAAAGCCTGCGCCGCGGCGGCCAGGTAATCCCCGACCTGATGGCCAAGGGCGACAATTTCTCGGCGGCCGAGCGCCAGGCCCTGCTCGACGAACTGGGCGCCGCGCTCAGCGGCCTGATTCCGCGTTACCGCGCCCTGGCCGACAGCGGCCAGATCGAACTGAGCTGCACGCCGGCCAGCCATCCGCTCGCCCCCCTGCTGCTCGACTTCCACTCCGCCCGCGAAGCCCTGCCCGACTGTCCGCTCCCCGCCGCCCCCGAATATCCCGGTGGCCGCTCGCGGCTGGCCGAGCACATTGCGGCCGCCCAGGCCAGTCATAGCCGCCGCTTCGGCCGGCCAGCCAGCGGCCTGTGGCCGGCCGAAGGCGCCCTGTCGACCGCCGTCCTGAAGCAGATCGCCGAAGCCGGCTTCGCCTGGACGGCGAGCAGCCATGGCGTTCTCAAGCACTCGGCCGGCAACGAGGCGCGGACCACGACGCCGTGGCTGGTCCCTGAAGACACTCCAGGCAATCTGACGCTGTTCTTCCGCAACGAACGGCTGTCCGACCTGATCGGCTTCGAGTACGCCAAATGGCACGGCCGCGATGCCGCCCAGCACTTCATGACCGAACTCAAGTCCATCCACCTGCAGAATGCAGACAACCTGATCCCGGTCTTTCTCGACGGCGAAAACGCCTGGGAGTACTACCCCTACAACGGCTGGTATTTCTTCACCGACCTCTATGGCGCGCTGGAGAAAAACCAGGCCATCCGCACCGTCACCCTCTCCGAAGCCGCCGTTGCCCACCACGGGCGCAGCCCGCGCCTACCCAAGCTGATCGCCGGCAGCTGGGTGTACGGCACGCTCTCAACCTGGATCGGCCACCCGGACAAAAACCGCGCCTGGGAAATGCTCTGCGAGCTGAAACAGTGCGCTGACCGCGCCCTCGACAGCGGCCGGCTGAGCCCGGCCGAGTCTGCCGAAGTCCGGCGCCGCCTTGCCAATTGCGAAAGCTCCGACTGGTTCTGGTGGCTTGGCGACTACAACTCGCCGCAGTCGGTCGCCAGTTTTGACAGCCTGTTCCGCGAAAACCTCAAGGCCCTCTACCGCCTGCTCCATCTGCCCCACTCGGCCAGCCTCGACCACCCGATCAGCAAAGGCGGCGGCGAACCTGAAAGCGGCGGCACCATGCGCCGCGCCAACTAG
- the glgC gene encoding glucose-1-phosphate adenylyltransferase yields MRFISQLTRNTFAIILAGGRGTRLMQLTDFRSKPAVPFAGKFRILDFALSNCVNSGIRKIGVATQYKAHSLIRHVQRGWSFLDGRFDEFIQLLPAQQQIDENQWYQGTADAVFQNLHFLRRYHPEHVLVVAGDHIYKMDYGRMLAFHVKQQADMSVACIDVPLADAREFGVMGVDEHDRVVDFVEKPQQPPAIPGQPERALASMGIYIFNAEFLFEQLQRDALTPGSSRDFGKDIIPHIVSRHRVFAHRFADSCVGSENHKPYWRDVGTIDAYWEANMEMTKVTPELNLYDRDWPIWTYQEQMPPAKFVFDDEDRRGTAIDSLIAGGCIISGASVKRSLLFTSVNVHSWARVEDSVILPGVDIGRHAVLRRCVVDKQCRIPPGMVIGVDPDEDRKRFHVSPKGITLVTAEMLGQGAAATGHG; encoded by the coding sequence ATGCGTTTCATCAGCCAGCTGACCCGCAATACCTTCGCCATCATCCTGGCCGGTGGCCGCGGCACCCGCCTGATGCAGCTGACCGACTTCCGTTCGAAGCCCGCCGTGCCCTTCGCCGGCAAGTTCCGGATTCTCGATTTTGCACTCTCGAACTGCGTCAATTCCGGCATCCGCAAGATCGGCGTCGCCACGCAGTACAAGGCGCACAGCCTGATCCGCCACGTCCAGCGCGGCTGGAGCTTTCTCGACGGCCGTTTCGACGAATTCATCCAGCTCCTGCCGGCCCAGCAGCAGATCGACGAAAACCAGTGGTACCAGGGCACCGCCGATGCCGTCTTCCAGAACCTGCACTTCCTCCGCCGCTACCATCCGGAACACGTGCTGGTCGTCGCCGGCGACCACATTTACAAGATGGACTATGGCCGCATGCTGGCCTTCCACGTCAAACAGCAGGCCGACATGAGCGTCGCCTGCATCGACGTACCACTGGCCGACGCCCGCGAATTCGGCGTGATGGGTGTGGACGAACATGACCGGGTCGTTGATTTCGTCGAGAAGCCGCAGCAGCCGCCAGCCATCCCCGGCCAGCCGGAGCGCGCCCTGGCCTCGATGGGCATCTACATCTTCAACGCCGAATTCCTCTTCGAGCAGTTGCAGCGCGACGCCCTGACCCCGGGTTCGAGCCGCGATTTCGGCAAGGACATCATTCCCCACATCGTCTCCCGCCACCGTGTCTTCGCCCACCGTTTCGCCGACTCCTGCGTCGGCAGCGAGAATCACAAGCCCTACTGGCGTGACGTCGGCACCATCGACGCTTATTGGGAGGCGAACATGGAAATGACCAAGGTTACGCCCGAGCTCAACCTCTACGACCGTGACTGGCCGATCTGGACCTATCAGGAGCAGATGCCGCCGGCCAAGTTCGTCTTCGACGACGAGGACCGCCGCGGCACCGCCATCGATTCGCTGATCGCTGGCGGCTGCATCATCTCCGGTGCCAGCGTCAAACGCTCGTTGCTCTTTACCAGCGTCAATGTCCATAGCTGGGCACGGGTCGAGGACTCGGTAATCCTGCCCGGGGTCGATATCGGCCGCCACGCCGTGCTCAGGCGCTGTGTCGTCGACAAGCAGTGCCGGATTCCACCGGGCATGGTGATCGGCGTCGATCCGGACGAAGACCGCAAACGCTTCCACGTCAGCCCCAAGGGCATCACCCTGGTCACCGCCGAAATGCTCGGTCAGGGTGCGGCAGCGACCGGCCATGGCTGA